One part of the Solanum dulcamara chromosome 8, daSolDulc1.2, whole genome shotgun sequence genome encodes these proteins:
- the LOC129900074 gene encoding uncharacterized protein LOC129900074 produces MTSLKIQKEIVSACKIETVKVILDELNGDYFALLIDESFDVSRKEQIAIIFRYIDRKGFVMERLIDIVHVQDTSAPSLKEAIVNLLAQHSLSPSSVRGQCYDGASNMQGEINGLKMLIRQESRSAHSIHCFAHQLQLTLVGVSKKCVEVGKLVVLVSNILNVLGSSFKCMDELRDSQQLGLSRAYDTRWGSHYKSFNNFIIMFGSILDVLESLALDARNLDERAKAMEHLEACRTYEVAFMLHLMRDVLGITNELNKCLQKKEQDIASAMLLVEVAKRRLQVLRDDEWDSLIAKVSTFCIQHDVLIPNFDEPYIISLRSRRKLANYTISHHYRVEVFCNIIDWQLQELNNRFDEVITDLLHGIACLNPINSFSSFDIKKVMRMAELYPDDFDESNMNALRNQLASYIVDVRDVDERFSDINGLCDLSKRLVQTKKHFTYPLVFRLVKLALLLPVATASVERAFSAMKFIKNDLRSQMSDDFFSGCLVPYLEKDVFDSISNDAIIKTFQDMKPRRIQL; encoded by the coding sequence ATGACTTCTCTAAAGATTCAAAAAGAAATTGTGAGTGCATGTAAAATAGAGACCGTTAAAGTTATTCTTGATGAATTAAATGGTGATTACTTTGCCTTGCTCATTGATGAATCCTTTGATGTGTCACGCAAGGAGCAAATAGCTATTATATTTCGATATATTGATAGAAAGGGATTTGTGATGGAGCGACTTATTGACATTGTTCATGTTCAAGATACTAGTGCTCCATCTCTAAAGGAGGCAATTGTTAATTTACTTGCTCAACATTCTTTGAGTCCATCAAGTGTGCGTGGACAATGTTATGATGGGGCAAGCAATATGCAAGGTGAGATCAATGgccttaaaatgttgattagGCAAGAAAGTAGATCGGCTCATTCCATCCATTGTTTTGCTCATCAACTTCAACTAACTCTTGTTGGGGTCTCTAAAAAGTGTGTTGAAGTGGGAAAACTTGTAGTATTGgtctcaaatattttaaatgtattgGGATCATCTTTTAAATGTATGGATGAATTACGTGATTCTCAACAACTTGGTCTTTCAAGAGCTTATGACACTCGTTGGGGATCTCATTATAAatcctttaataattttattattatgtttggcTCTATTCTTGATGTTCTTGAATCACTTGCTCTTGATGCACGAAATTTGGATGAAAGAGCTAAGGCAATGGAACATCTCGAAGCTTGTCGAACATATGAGGTTGCTTTCATGTTGCATTTGATGAGAGATGTTTTAGGAATTACAAATGAGCTTAATAAATGCTTACAAAAAAAGGAGCAAGATATTGCAAGTGCCATGCTACTTGTTGAAGTAGCAAAGAGAAGGTTGCAAGTTTTAAGGGATGATGAATGGGACTCTCTTATTGCTAAGGTATCTACATTTTGTATCCAACATGATGTTTTGATACCTAACTTTGATGAGCCATATATTATCTCTTTAAGATCACGACGAAAGCTTGCTAACTATACAATCTCACATCATTATCGTGTTGAAGTGTTTTGCAATATTATTGATTggcaacttcaagaacttaataATCGTTTTGATGAGGTGATTACCGATTTGCTCCATGGAATTGCTTGCTTGAATCcaattaactcattttcaagttttgaCATCAAAAAAGTAATGAGAATGGCGGAATTATATCCAGATGACTTTGATGAATCTAATATGAATGCTCTTAGGAATCAACTTGCAAGTTATATTGTTGATGTTCGTGATGTTGATGAAAGGTTCTCCGATATAAATGGGCTTTGTGATCTTTCCAAAAGATTAGTTCAGACAAAGAAACATTTTACTTATCCTTTGGTATTCCGTTTAGTGAAACTTGCTCTACTTCTACCAGTTGCCACTGCCTCCGTTGAAAGAGCTTTTTCGGCAATGAAGTTTATTAAGAATGACTTGCGGAGCCAAATGAGTGATGATTTTTTTAGTGGTTGTTTGGTGCCTTATTTAGAAAAAGATGTATTTGATAGTATTTCTAATGATGCTATTATTAAGACATTTCAAGATATGAAACCTCGTAGAATACAATTGTAA